The Erinaceus europaeus chromosome 13, mEriEur2.1, whole genome shotgun sequence genome segment agcttcaccacttatgaagtgactcccccttcaggtggggagctgagaactTGAACCAAGATCTGTTTTTACAtacatgtttctctttctttcattcttctcctGAATCTTCTTcaggtctgtttttttttattgttaaaaaacatttttcctACTAAAGGAAGAACATTCTTGGGCGGGGGGAGTATAAATCTTTAGAATTTTCTTTAGTTGACCTAAGAGTAGCTTTGAGAGATTGTTGTGGAATTCAACAATATAACACTGACTCTCTTTATCCCAGCCTGAGCAAGACAATGAATAATTCAAAATTTGAAATTttgctgaaggaaaaaaaaaagtgcgaaAATAAAGTTCATTACTACACTTCAATGTGTTTTAAGAATGGACTGTAGCTACTGAATGTTTTTTTAACTGGcatctgggaagatagcatagtggttatgcaaaaaaaaaaaatctttcataggtgaagctctgaggtcccaggttcaatccctaatactaccagaagccagagctgagcagtcctctggtatttAAGCGGTGACTATAGGATGGCTCACTAGGTAGTATGAACTACATGATAAAGAAGATGAGCTCCTAGGAGTTGGGCTGTatcacagcaggctaagtgcacatggtgcgaaactcaaggaccagtaaggatcccatttcgagcccccagctctccacctgcaggagagtcacttcacaggcagtgaagcaggtctgcatgtatctatctatctctctccctctctatcttcccctcctttctccatttttctctgtcctatctggcaacaacaacatcaataacaacaataataataaccacaacaataatttaaaaaaaaaaaacaagggcaaaaaaaaaagaaaataaataaataaaatattttttttaaaagagatgagCTCCTAGAAGTGAACATGCCCTTCCCAAAGAACAAAGAGGCTAACTaggcaggggaccaggcagtgatacacccagttaagcatacatagtactaagtgcaaagacctgctcaaggatctgggttcgagtcccccagatccccacctgcttcacaagctgcaaagcagatctgcaggtgtctatctttctctctctcctctctctccctgtcctctctcaatttctctctgtcctatctaacaaaatggaaaaaaaaaaaaaaaaaaaaaggctgccaggagcagtggattcatagtgtaggcaccaagccacagcgataactttggaagcaaaaaaaaaaaaaaagctaaataggCAGATGTCTGAAGTAAAGTAATTGACTATTTTCTGGATGGAGCAATGCACACATGTCATAATACACAGATGCATTGAATTCCACGTAATGACACAGGTCCAGTGAAGTGTATGTATCATGAGTTCTCggttatgagagagaaagagagaaatactgaTCTGAGGATATGATCTAGTTTAGTTCCATTCAAAAAGGTAggatttgtttgtctgtttgttttttacttaatAAGAGCGTTATTGCTTTCAATTTAACCTTACTTCACAAGAGTATGTGAGTGCAAAGCCTTGAAAAGATCCACAGGCAGGTGACACAGAAGCCTGTAAATGCCTGTGAGCTGGTCATAGGGTTGGAATTCTCTGTGACCGTGGAAACAGGGACAGTCAAGGTCAACCCTTCACTGATGTGCAGCTGTTTTGTCTCTGGCCTGTAGAGCAGAGATTTCTGAGAATTAAATATGGTGATTGACTATACTTGTTGTGTTATATGTCCCTGATTTTCATGTTCAGATTAATTCCCTATCCTGATTTAAATTTAGCTGAACAGTTCCTATTAGtcatcagaataaaaaaaaaatactaattatttATCCAGGAAACTGACATCACTCAAATATTGGCACAGGGTCTAACTTTCAATTAACATTAACCAATGGAAACTTTAACAAGATATTAGAAGGAGGCAGAGTTTGAGTTGATGTATTTATCTTTCCATCTTATCTGTAGGCTCTTGTCTATTTCTATTCATCATTAGGATGTAAACTGCTCTCAAGAGAACGTTCTCTGTATGCCTCATTTGAGATCTTAAGGGAGTTccctttggggccaggcagtggcacagctggttaagcactcacattacagagcacaaggacccaggttcaagcccctggtgaaagcttcacaagcagtgaagcagggctacaaggttctctctgtctctttccttccctagctacccctcccttcttaatttctctctatatcaaataaacaaataaataaaaaaaatttttaaagacagagagttTCCTTCATTAGAGTCCTGAAGTCTAGGGCAGGCTAGAGGCAACACACCTGAGATACTGTACTCTGTCCTTCCTGAGTGTTCTCATCCTATCCAGACCTTCCTATCTCTCTATTAAACCCTTCTAGAATTGTCCTAACTTTAGCTTTGTACCCTGAGTAATGGTCATCAAAAAATGACTCTTGAAAGGCATGGATGGCTATTCACTAGAATTACATATAAATCTTGATGTCCATTTTTCATGCATATTAATTCAGCAAATAATTTCTGAACCTGTGCAGGTCAAGTCTTTGGCTCATGTTCATGTCATAAAGTGATGTGGCCGTGTAACTAGTGAGGTGattggggagtcgtttcacaggcggtgaaacaggtctgcaggtgtctatctttcactcctcctctctgtcttcccctcctctctccatttctctctgtcctgtccaacaacgaagacatcaacaacaacaataataactacaacaacaataaaaaacaaggacaacaaaagggaaaataaactaaaaaataaaataaagaatctaAGCTGTAGAATCAGATAGTTTGAGACACACCTCCCAGTCCGGCCCCTGTGTGATTCTGAGAAAGTCACTCAATGCATTTAAACCTCTGTTTTCCCATCTGGGAAATAAAGGTAGTAAAAGATTCACCTTGGAAATTTATTGGAAGACGTTATAAGGTAATAAAAGTAAAACATTTAGCACAGTGCCTGACATGTAGAAAACACTCAATGAAAATAGCCGTTATCTATACCGTGGCGCTTATCTATAAAGTGTATCGTTTTATTTAAACTCAGAAATCGTGCATCAAATATTCCTTATGCCTTTAGCACTATTTTAGACTCTGAGGACAGTATTTGATCTTTCTTACCATTTTATTTGGGAGGAAAATAGGTATTTCAATACTATTATTTGGTGAATTCAGAGCCGACATGGTGGTAAGGGCCTGGtggattaagaaaaaagaaaagggattaTTTTtatctgaggagagagagaaaactacctGGGAGGGAAGACATTTGAGCTGATCTTGAATAACatgtcaatatttttctttttttttaatttttaactatctttatttatttattagctagagacagccagaaatcaagagggaagggggtgatagaaaaggacagagaggcacctgcagccctgcttcaccacttacaaagctttccccatgcaggtggggactggggcttcaactcgggtccttgcacattgtaacctgcgcgttcagccaggtgcaccaccacccagcccctgtgtcaTTATTTTTCAAATGCACAAGGTAAGGAAGGGGTCCTCGCTTAAAGACAATAAAGAGCAAAAGTAAAATGTCTATGCATCCTTTAAAGGATATTGATTCTGGGCCTGGGTGGTAACACTCTCATTAGAGCATACATGtcataatgttcaaggacccaggttcaagcccccctattctcacctgtaggagggaagcttcacaagtgttgaagcagtgctgcatatgtctctctttctctctctctctctttctctctctctcatcagtgctgcatgtgtctatctttctgtctctctttctctctcagcagtgctgcatctctctctctctctctctctctctctctctctttctccctctctctctccctccctcttttctcaatttccctctgttactGAAAACCTTATTAGGTAGTCTGGTAAGCAGGGAGTCTATTGTCATCTTATTCTCTGCCAGAGAACCTGACAGGAAACCAAATGagaggtactttttttttccttttatagaagTCACCCATAGCATCAGATGTCTCTCCATATGTTAATATTCCTTTGATAAATCTACACAGTGGGCAAAGATGACTGGAAATTGCTTCTTAGAAAGAAATTTCATCTTTTTTCCAGGTCCTACAAAAAATTTCCCCGTAGGTGTTGTCAATCATATTTTGAAAGCTGTGTTAACTAAACACCTGCAAGAGGCACAGTATGAACCAGAGTCCTGTAGACTAAAGGCTAAAAAAATTTCTGAGGTGAGTGTGTTATTTGCCTAAAGGGGTaactataagtaaaaaaaaattggggaccaggaagtggcgcacctggttacgtgcaaacattatagttcacaaggacccaggttcaagcccctggtccccacctgcagggagaagcttcacaagtggtgaagcagggctccaggagtctctctgtctctctgtctccccatcccttctcagtttctctgtctatccaataacagataaataatattaaaaaaataagtaaagtatttGATGAAAGCATGCTTCTGTTTCTTGATGAGAACAGTTAATGTgcagcagcagtagtagaaatgttcatttatatatatatattgtatctctttattggattaatggtttacattccatagtaaaatacaataacctgtaaatgtataacatttccaaataacaattcTTCATTACCCCCTACTTaacccctctcccccccaccccagagtcttttactttggtgcaatacaccaactccagtccaagttctgcttagagttttccctactgatcttgttttttaacttctgtctatgagtgaaatcaccccatattcatccttttgtttctgacttatctcacttaacatgacatcttcaaactccatccaagatgggctaaagaaggtgaagtcaccatttttaatagctgagtagtattccattgtatatagataccacaacttactcagtcactcatctgtggttggacacctgggttgcttccaggttttggctattacacgttgtgctgctatgaacatagatgtacacagatctttttgggtgggtgtgttgggttccttaggatctatccccaggagaggaattgcaggatcatagggtaggtccacttctagctttctgagagttctccagtctgctctccacaggggtcatTTATATTTTATGAAAGTAAGAGATCActtttggtgtgtgtatgtgtgtacaagtGTGTTTAGAAAACCCTTCTCTATGGCCATCATGTCTACCATTTGAATGGATTCTGTATAAAGATATATCACCTCTCTGTTTGTAAAAAAGAATTACTGTAAAGAGTCTAATAATTTAATGGTTGAGACAGCCTCCCTGCCATCAGATCATATGGTTTTACAATACATTTAAAACATTGTTACTTTTATCAACTAAAAAGCTAACACGACCAGATTTCTTTGTAGAAAAATTATAGGATTTGATTTTATGGTGGTcttctaatgttttattttttggtgaaGATTTATTGAAAGATTATACTTTGATCAAGACAAATGCACAGACATGGAAGGAACTGtatgaaataagaggtgaaagacagagatttttgtttgtttggttggttttattttttttttgtttgttttttaattctttttaaaatatttatttatttattcccttttgttgcccttattgttttattgttgtagttattactgttgttgttattgatgtcatcattgttggataggacagagagaaatggagagaggaggggaagacagagagggggagagaaaggcagactgcagacctgcttcaccgcctgtgaagcgactcccctgcaggtggggagcgggaggctcgaaccgggatcctgatgcaggtccttgtgctttgcgccatgtgcgcttaacctgctgcgctaccacccatcaGGTTCACCGGGGCTCAGTGTCAAcattacaaagccactgctcctgctggccttcccccccccctttctattatacttggtaGGAAAGAGAAGTTTaaaggggatgggaagacagagaaaatgagagagagatagaaacacctgcatacctccttcaccactcatgaaacttctacctttgcaggtagggagcgggcgCTCAAATCAGGGTCCTGGAACACAGTCAGATGTACATTGAAcccggtgtaccactgcccactcccctacttatttatttattttgaacattttgaAAATCTTTATTactatttgttgggtagagacagagagatatcaagagggaatagGGAtttaaagagtgagagaaacacctgcagccctaattcacgcctcgcaaagctttccccctgcaggtagggacctggggcttgaacctgagtcctggcacactgtgacatgtttgctcaaccaggtgtgccaccacacagccatctcctttatttatttatttatttatttatttatttatttatttatttatttgagagtaagagagagagaggcctacaaACACTAGAGCATTGCTTAGATCTGGAAGTGGTGACAGGTAAATTCTGTGAGCTAAGCATGGCCTATCTCCCTGACCatgtcttgttttgttgttgtttttttttttcagtaaaaaaagtgttttaaattCATAATCAGTCAAGTTACCGGTGTATCTAAATATGCTGCCTTTATTAAATATGAAGGAGACAGTATACATGTCATATGGACCTTATTCCAAGAGAAGCCTTCACAACATAGATCAGCAACGATCTAATGATTCAATGCAGCGAATCCTCAAAAGTGTGTGCTCTGGATGGCTTTCCAAGTGCCTGCTTCATTTTCCGTGTGGCTTACAGATGTGGATTTATTGCTGCTGCTCCCAGTTTGTTTCCAGATGTCCTGTTTCATGAGGACAATACCTGAAGCAAACCGGAGTTATCATTCCATAATTGTTAAAGTATTGTCTGAAACTAAGCTGCTACGTTTACTACAAAGATTAAGACTGAAGTGCCCAACTGGTCTAGTgagaacctttctttttttcttgttcgtTTCTAGGTGATTAAAGCCCGGGTCAAAGACTTGATGATTCCACGCTTTAAGCTCACTGTCATTGTTTACATTGGACAACTGGAGGGTCAGAGCATACTCATTGGAAGCAGATGCCTCTGGGATCCTAAAACCGATGCTTTTTCATCTTGTGATTTCAGAAATTTTTCTCTCTTTGCACTTGCAAATGTCTATGCAGTTTACTTTGAGTGATTGAAAATGCTAACTCTGCttcttacttttttaaatcaagaaataagctctctctctacacacaaaACTCTCACTGCCCAAAACAACACTCGTCTTTCAAGCAAGGACATTTTTGAACTTTCATATACTTTTGTAAGGATTGGAGGAGAGGAAAATTGTatagtagagaatgttcactatccAACGAAGGAACTACACCTTTTTCACAGATATATTCTTATTAAATATAACTTTTAACGCTATTTTAATTATTCCTTAATGAGTGGGATTCCTCTGTGCTGttttaaatgaaatgtttttgtttaaatAAAGCAAAGTATCCAACCACCGAATGACAGTGAAATACTCGAGGTGGTATATACACAAATGGCCATCTGCCGAGTGCTGCATAGCATATCAAAGAATACTGGTTTTCATGTTGCTCCTAATAAATTGAGCAGCGTTCGTTAACTGCAATTATTGTTACATGGATCTGACAGCTGAAACTGCTGAGGCAGAATTAATGATTCCATAACAAGGACTGTGGTCCCACGGGACTTACTAGCTAAAATGAGAAGCTCTTGTGAGTGCCTGCACTTTTACAAAATGATGGGAGAAGTGAGTGTTGGCTGTTCAGTAATGGAAACGATAAAGTGAACAAAAGCTTTTGGGTGCACTGAGGTAGACGTTGCAGTATTAAATATACATGATGTTTAATAGTGAGTGTATCTCTAACACATAAAGTCATGCATTGGAAAGAGATACTGCTTTTAGATATGCACAGCCTGGCAGTGTCTTTGAAAAGGTATTCCTACAGCAGTGCACATCTACACAAAATATACACCTGGCAGCTGAAATAAAGCCTGGGTATTTACTATTCTGTTCCTACCAGTTTCATACTAAAGTGACCCAGTGTGTTTTTGAATGGCTGGGACTCACATCTACAGGGCTAAAACTGCTTATTGTTCTGCTGGTTAACACAGCTGGTAGCCTGGATCACTTCTGTTGACAGAGCTTTCGGCCTTTGTGTACGACGGTGCAGAAGGATTCTGTGACATCTTGGCTGGTGTGTGGGCGGCGTGGAGGGCATCTGTTAAAGGTCACAGACAAATTGGACACATATGGAGAAAATGAGCAACTCAAAGGGGAAAAGTGATATGTGATTCCTATCACAAAGAGTTTGCAAATAGGAAAACAGTCCTATGCTTTATAATTTTAACTCGGAACTGGTGtcttaccccaccccacccccaaaatgggatgcggttaaaaaaaaattgtatacttttaaaaatgcctttcCTTCTGCTTGCTCTGACTTTTAAAGTGGGTTTTCAGAAATGAATCAACTTTCTTTGTTTTCCCTGTTGGGAAGCATGTATGTGAGAAATGATTTATTATAACTAATACTTGTCCATCTCCACTGGCTATTTTTCAATGTGGATTAGATCCTAAATACAGTAATAAATGAGCTTACTTTCCTCATTACACGTTTGCAGACATCTACCCTTCTGGAACAAAAACAAGAGCAATCTTACACCAATTTTGCATAAACGAATCAGACTGAAGAAAAGTCTTTAGGCTATAGAAAGTCCATTATAAAACAGTGTGATTTCAAGAGTTCTAAAATCCCCATGAGGTAATTTCTTGCCATCTGTTGCAGGCAATGTGAGGAATTGTAATTCTAAAACATGAAGGCTTTTACGCAGCAAAAAGGAGACAGTTTAGCATCATGTTGCCATTCACTGTAATTTCAATAGTCAGTAGTGAACTCTAACAATTATACAGCAGTTTAAGACTTTACAGTAAAAACTCACTAACTGCAACTAACTTGGAAGCAAGCTGGTTGCTATAAAAAGCCTTGTAATAGGAAACTCTGAGGGCTATTAGCTGACTCCAAGTTGGTAATCATGTTACAACACAGAAATGAAACAAATGAGCATGTCCACCTGAAATGTATACAGACAGTCCTATGCCAAGCGTATCTCAATAAAAAtaactgcttttaaaaaataataataatgcagagCCTAGGAAGAGGACATTatagttatgcaaataatttttgttcctgaggctccaaattctcagcttcaatccccagcaacaccataaagtAGAGTTTAGCAGTGGCCCTGGGAAAGAAccacaacaaacaaaacaaaacaaaagggtggggggtagatagcatgatggttatgcaaagagactctcatgcctaaggctccaaagtccaggttcaatactctgcaccaccataaaccagaacaaagcagtgctctgatgggaagggaagggaagagggaggggaggggaggggaggggaggggaggggaggggaggggaggggaggggaggggaggggaaaggaagggaaaaagaagagaaaaagtagaaaataatttGGCCTCAGAGACGATAAAGCATCATACTCTCTCTTTTAAGAATGAGGTCTGTAATCTGATGCCCAGCATCccgtgtgccagagtggtgctctggttctctcgctcattgataaaatatctttaaaatggcactgggagggggcaggtgaaggcacacctggtcaagggcacatatcaccatgaacaAGGGTCCGAGTTcaagccatggctccccacctgcagagggtccgcttcacgagcagtgaggcaggtctgccagtgtttatatctttctctctccctctctagctcctctctctcccctctcagtttctctctgtcctgtcaaataaaataaaactaaattaacAACTGAACATGAAAATGGCACTGTAAATCTGAGGGAGTTGCTTTACCTAAAACACCCAAAGCTTAACAGGATTCTTTTCCTTCCTACTAGGTGTTTCTACAGTGGCTCTCTGCTTCTCTGACTTGCTTTCCCTGGAGGCTCTGCTCATGTTCCCCTACCTCACAATACTCCCTTTCCACTAATAGCTCCTCTTCAGCATCAAGCTCTTGTTTCACGCTTTCTCTAAATCCTGAtccatctttcccttttctcctcttctttctctttcttcgtGTTGATAGTTGCACTCAGAGGTGAGAGTTTTGTTCTGcggagaactttcacagggaaatgagaaatggCATCCGTGTGTCGAtggctgcactgtaaagcataaaACCAttcccaataaaaatgatttaacaatatatatatatatatatggacagcaACCAGTCATGGAGAAACGTGAATTATTGGAGCCGGGTAAAATGAATTAACTCTCTCCTTTAGCTGCCTGCCGTATCTGCCTCTTTTATTCCCATAAAAATCCCTGtcacggggtcgggcggtggcgcagtgggttaagcgcatgtggcgcaaagcgcagggactggcgtaaggatcccggttcgagcccccggctccccacctgcaggggagtcgcttcatgggcggtgaagcaggtctgcaggtgtctatctttctctccccctctctgtcttcccctcctctctccatttctctctgtcctatccaacaacgaattgcgtcaacaagggcaataataataaccacaacgaagctacaacaagggcaacaaaagggggaaaaatggcctccaggagcggtggattcatggtgcaggcaccgagaccagcaaaaaccctggaggaggaggaaaaaaaaaaaatccctgtcacCAGTGAGGAAGGCCCCTTCTGAAAGAGCTCGGTCCATGAGGAGTGCAGGGGGACCACGGCATGGAAGTTCCCATCCAGTCTTTTGCCTTCTGAGAATGCTAATGTGGCGACCACCAGGCCCATGGGCCCACGTGACCTACCTCAGCGAGCAGGTCCAAAAGAGCAGGTAGCTTGTCTAGGACAGAGGGTGCTCCGTATCAGCTACTTAACGATCGGTTTTTCCCAAGGATCCTTTGAGGATCCAGTATTGTTATATATAATTCAGCTCCAAAATTTTCTTTGGAATAAAAAGAGTTTTATAAATTCAACATAATTTCCTTTTTCAAAGTGTgatctctttttaaatctttttatttatttataatcggataaagacagagagaaattgagagaaaaaggaagcgaaagaaagaaacagaaagacacctgcagccctgcttcattcaccacctgtgaagctttcccccatgcaggtgggaactgggggcttgaacttaggtccttgcgcactgtaatgtgtgtgctcaaccaggtgcaccaccacctggcccccacgtcataatttctctctttcgGCAGCAATTTCACAACAATAAGGGAATGGTAAGAATCCCGGGAAATGGTGGGCTATCCGATTTCTAAATCCAAACTTGATATTTCCAAAGTA includes the following:
- the DYNLT5 gene encoding dynein light chain Tctex-type 5 isoform X1, with the protein product MMTSNVKDKTVHKKKKKESVSSQDSHDYQKKEVHRHTRGSVNTASCMDELTQQDGGFHPTVRMENTYQLGPTKNFPVGVVNHILKAVLTKHLQEAQYEPESCRLKAKKISEVIKARVKDLMIPRFKLTVIVYIGQLEGQSILIGSRCLWDPKTDAFSSCDFRNFSLFALANVYAVYFE
- the DYNLT5 gene encoding dynein light chain Tctex-type 5 isoform X2, with translation MLRTKQFIKKRRKRVCLLKILMIIRRRKSIDTPEGPTKNFPVGVVNHILKAVLTKHLQEAQYEPESCRLKAKKISEVIKARVKDLMIPRFKLTVIVYIGQLEGQSILIGSRCLWDPKTDAFSSCDFRNFSLFALANVYAVYFE